The Populus alba chromosome 6, ASM523922v2, whole genome shotgun sequence genome contains a region encoding:
- the LOC118052560 gene encoding protein phosphatase 1 regulatory inhibitor subunit PPP1R7 homolog, translated as MDGETQSPRDSNPEADDQTVEIDPSSTVLDLTSFQLHDLNSVELSPSLTELDLTANRLSSLDPRIAHLSNLKKLSLRQNLIDDAAIEPFSRWDSISGLQELVLRDNKLKKIPDPGIFKSLLVFDVSFNEITSLHGLSKASNTLKELYVSKNEVTKIEEIDHLYQLQILELGSNRLRVMENMGNFTSLLELWMGRNRIKVVNLCGLKCIKKLSLQSNRLTSMKGFEECVALEELYLSHNGIAKMEGLSTLANLHVLDVSSNKLTSVDDIQNLTQLEDLWLNDNQIESLKGVAEAVVSSREKLTTIYLENNPCAKSTNYTAFLREFFPNIEQIDSNVFA; from the exons ATGGACGGCGAGACGCAATCACCAAGGGACTCCAACCCCGAGGCAGACGATCAAACGGTCGAAATTGATCCATCAAGCACCGTCCTTGACCTAACCAGTTTTCAGCTTCATGATCTCAACTCAGTTGAGTTATCTCCGAGTCTCACAGAGTTAGACCTGACCGCGAATCGTTTGTCGAGCTTGGACCCTAGAATCGCGCATCTCTCGAACCTCAAAAAGCTTTCTCTCCGTCAAAACCTCATCGACGATGCTGCTATTGAGCCTTTCTCTCGCTGGGACTCAATTTCCGGTCTCCAG GAGCTGGTGTTAAGGGATAATAAGCTGAAGAAAATACCGGATCCCGGCATATTCAAGAGTCTTTTGGTTTTTGATGTTTCTTTCAATGAAATTACTTCCTTGCATGGATTGTCTAAAGCCTCTAACACTCTCAAGGAACTTTATGTGTCTAAAAATGAAGTTACTAAGATAGAGGAGATTGATCACCTCTATCAGTTGCAAATTCTCGAACTTGGCTCCAACAGATTACGG GTGATGGAGAATATGGGAAATTTTACAAGTTTACTGGAGCTGTGGATGGGAAGAAATCGTATCAAAGTAGTTAATCTATGTGGGTTGAAATGCATCAAGAAGCTTAGCTTGCAAAGCAACCGTTTAACTTCTATGAAAGGATTTGAG GAATGTGTTGCTTTAGAAGAACTGTACTTGAGCCACAATGGTATTGCCAAAATGGAAGGCTTGTCAACCTTGGCCAATCTTCATGTACTCGATGTATCATCTAACAAGCTAACTTCAGTGGACGACATTCAGAACCTCACCCA GTTAGAGGATCTGTGGCTCAATGACAACCAAATAGAATCACTTAAAGGTGTTGCTGAGGCTGTCGTCTCTTCAAGAGAGAAACTAACCACAATCTACCTTGAAAACAATCCATGT